In Halococcus saccharolyticus DSM 5350, one genomic interval encodes:
- a CDS encoding glycosyltransferase family 4 protein codes for MAGTRIALCPHLSVEHYRGGEKWVTALANRLAADGVDVVIRALPYAPGGERRVDVRDVLHPEVPYREAWHHDLSGFDTAYVFYNPLSEVFFSGGGTRIAGIHSWAFVSRKLFESHYGVVPTATKLLYRAIGERDLGRFDAVHTVTPAYDSPHPNTIHIPNFVDVERFRPDRQDRAEEFTVLTTAAHIQEKGWDTIQTVAERLSPEIRVVTTGDGAGAVEGLGFLDEDELADAYARAHVVLHPARVDTDSMVINEACASGTPVVTTPLATHVRENEAILQAETPRGMAHAIELLHAGWRHDDGYDERCQRAREEGETHGFDEIYPRLKDLLTSPPTAQAGTTRTEVRV; via the coding sequence ATGGCTGGGACGCGCATCGCTCTGTGCCCCCATCTCTCGGTCGAGCACTACCGCGGCGGCGAGAAGTGGGTCACCGCGCTCGCGAACCGACTCGCGGCCGACGGGGTCGACGTCGTGATCCGCGCGCTGCCGTACGCCCCTGGCGGCGAGCGCCGCGTCGACGTTCGTGACGTCCTTCACCCGGAAGTCCCCTATCGAGAGGCGTGGCACCACGATCTCTCCGGGTTCGACACCGCGTACGTCTTCTACAACCCGCTCTCGGAGGTGTTCTTCTCCGGTGGCGGGACCCGCATTGCCGGCATCCACTCGTGGGCGTTCGTCTCACGAAAACTGTTCGAGTCCCACTACGGGGTCGTTCCTACCGCGACAAAGCTCCTCTATCGGGCAATCGGCGAGCGCGATCTCGGTCGGTTCGACGCGGTCCACACCGTGACGCCGGCCTACGATTCGCCTCACCCGAACACGATCCACATCCCGAACTTCGTCGATGTCGAACGGTTCCGCCCCGACAGACAGGACCGCGCCGAGGAGTTCACCGTACTGACGACCGCCGCCCACATCCAGGAGAAGGGGTGGGACACGATCCAGACGGTGGCAGAACGCCTCTCGCCCGAAATCCGGGTCGTGACGACCGGCGACGGTGCCGGAGCGGTCGAGGGACTCGGCTTCCTCGACGAGGACGAGCTCGCCGACGCCTACGCCCGCGCCCACGTCGTCCTCCACCCGGCGCGGGTCGACACCGACAGCATGGTGATCAACGAGGCCTGCGCGTCGGGCACTCCCGTGGTGACGACGCCGCTCGCGACCCACGTCCGCGAGAACGAGGCCATCCTTCAGGCGGAGACACCCCGCGGGATGGCCCACGCCATCGAGCTCCTCCACGCCGGATGGCGGCACGACGATGGCTACGACGAGCGCTGTCAGCGCGCGCGTGAGGAGGGGGAGACACACGGTTTCGACGAGATCTATCCGCGGCTCAAGGACCTGCTCACGTCGCCGCCGACCGCTCAGGCCGGTACGACCCGAACGGAGGTGCGCGTATGA
- a CDS encoding DUF2079 domain-containing protein — protein MSRLSEAVGTAESSDSATDRVLDMLPDRGDPTWYVVGLAFVLFVGFSIYTSIVHARFGSTGADLGAYTHMFASTLDGEGWLLHGKYRVSQPTGSYWGAHFSLTLLLFLPLFALVPSVYTLLVAKSFVLASSVVLCWLLAREVLDSDRLAGVVTLSYAFNPFLWSAWSFDFQEQILIPPLLFAAYYAYRKDHHLVFLGFLAAVLFTNEFVIFVTVGFVGGLVVAAARAGRLRERAPALVGAFVLVGIARFVSTRVMSYYSEFGGLPSYVVAEPLQPFIESARVSLIDLLGVVLANPVLLIDSTTFAVEQKAVFFAAFMLPVAFLALFDERSLFALLPFLGFAWVFTGEAKAVYYQFGAHYPLYLLPFVYVGTMGALDRLSARFGPIETPSRAVFSVLVAFVLVASLVAGVASGGGHLARPPDAQPDHSETLDAAIDSIPPNASLIAQNDIYPHVATRENAGFIVSQGTFSAYEREYGPVTPEYILIDSQLNPNAPWARTVQRTYADRLGSEYGLYRYEDGIQVFRQGYDGPVRGITSEEPGARQYAPADFATGTGTERNGRIVSTNGSSGDYIWFGPYDILTPGTYTATFRINATDGNADPVLRADVAVGSDHEIVASEDVTPQPGQQNVTMQFTVDETVTDVEFRGIRQGEGRVTFDGVRVNYESPDAGANASRLAADTTATTIPAGGDG, from the coding sequence GTGAGTAGGCTCAGCGAAGCCGTCGGTACGGCCGAGTCGTCCGACTCCGCCACCGACAGAGTGCTCGATATGCTCCCCGATCGCGGTGATCCAACGTGGTACGTGGTGGGGCTCGCGTTCGTGCTGTTCGTCGGCTTTTCGATCTACACCTCGATCGTTCACGCGCGCTTTGGCTCGACTGGGGCCGATCTCGGTGCGTACACCCACATGTTCGCGAGCACGCTCGACGGTGAGGGTTGGCTTCTCCACGGGAAGTATCGTGTGAGCCAGCCGACCGGCTCGTACTGGGGGGCCCACTTCTCGCTCACTCTTCTCCTGTTCCTGCCGCTGTTCGCGCTCGTTCCCTCCGTCTACACGCTGCTGGTCGCCAAGTCGTTCGTGCTCGCGTCGAGCGTCGTCCTCTGCTGGCTGCTCGCGCGTGAGGTCCTCGACTCCGACCGGCTCGCGGGCGTCGTGACGCTCTCGTACGCGTTCAACCCGTTCCTCTGGTCGGCGTGGTCGTTCGATTTCCAGGAACAGATACTGATTCCACCGTTGCTGTTCGCTGCGTACTACGCCTACCGGAAGGACCACCATCTCGTCTTCCTCGGCTTCCTCGCCGCCGTGCTGTTCACCAACGAGTTCGTGATCTTCGTCACGGTGGGGTTCGTCGGCGGCTTGGTCGTCGCGGCGGCCCGAGCGGGGCGGCTGCGCGAGCGCGCACCCGCACTCGTGGGGGCGTTCGTTCTCGTGGGAATCGCGCGCTTCGTCTCGACGAGGGTCATGAGCTACTACAGCGAGTTCGGCGGACTACCGTCGTACGTGGTGGCGGAGCCGCTCCAGCCGTTCATCGAGTCCGCGCGGGTCTCGCTGATCGATCTCCTCGGTGTCGTCCTCGCGAATCCCGTCCTTCTGATCGACTCGACGACGTTCGCAGTCGAGCAGAAGGCAGTCTTTTTCGCTGCGTTCATGCTGCCGGTCGCGTTCCTCGCACTGTTCGACGAGCGATCGCTGTTCGCGCTCCTCCCGTTTTTGGGTTTTGCGTGGGTGTTCACCGGTGAGGCGAAGGCGGTCTACTACCAGTTCGGCGCGCATTACCCGCTGTATCTCCTGCCGTTCGTCTACGTCGGCACGATGGGCGCACTCGATCGGCTGTCGGCACGGTTCGGACCGATCGAAACGCCGTCACGGGCGGTGTTCTCGGTGCTCGTCGCGTTCGTGCTCGTCGCGAGTCTCGTGGCCGGCGTGGCCTCGGGTGGTGGCCATCTCGCCCGCCCGCCCGACGCACAGCCGGACCACAGCGAAACCCTCGACGCGGCGATCGATTCGATTCCACCGAACGCCTCGTTGATCGCCCAGAACGACATCTACCCGCACGTCGCCACCCGCGAGAACGCGGGGTTCATCGTGAGTCAGGGGACCTTCAGCGCGTACGAGCGTGAATACGGACCGGTCACGCCCGAGTACATCCTGATCGACAGCCAGCTCAACCCGAACGCGCCGTGGGCACGCACCGTCCAGCGGACCTACGCCGACCGTCTGGGCTCCGAGTACGGCCTTTACCGCTACGAGGACGGCATCCAGGTCTTCAGACAGGGCTACGACGGCCCGGTGCGCGGGATCACGAGCGAGGAACCCGGAGCACGTCAGTACGCCCCCGCTGACTTCGCTACGGGAACCGGAACGGAGCGCAACGGCCGGATCGTCAGCACCAACGGCTCCTCCGGCGATTACATCTGGTTCGGGCCGTACGACATCCTGACGCCGGGGACCTACACGGCGACCTTCCGAATCAACGCCACCGACGGGAACGCCGATCCGGTGCTGCGAGCCGACGTCGCGGTCGGAAGCGATCACGAGATCGTCGCGAGCGAGGACGTGACGCCACAGCCGGGCCAACAGAACGTCACGATGCAGTTCACGGTCGACGAGACCGTGACTGACGTCGAGTTCCGCGGTATCCGTCAGGGAGAGGGACGAGTGACGTTCGACGGCGTTCGAGTGAACTACGAATCGCCGGATGCCGGCGCGAACGCCAGTCGGCTCGCTGCCGACACGACGGCGACCACGATTCCGGCGGGGGGTGACGGATGA
- a CDS encoding GtrA family protein: MSVLDSVRERSLFHPQNKRLVKYLIVGVMGIAINQGVFLLTVDIVPYVIAGLLGSAVSIFANYIMNDSWTWRENGTAGFGQWLWRAVKYGATRVVGVGIGLVSLFVFVELIGIEPAISNILRIGVGVIWGFGASEKWVWASEDSSLSFEKIKQMLSLSGEGKRE; the protein is encoded by the coding sequence ATGAGCGTTCTCGATTCCGTTCGTGAGCGATCCCTGTTCCACCCACAGAACAAGCGGCTCGTCAAATACCTCATCGTTGGGGTCATGGGTATCGCGATCAATCAAGGGGTGTTCTTGCTCACGGTCGATATCGTTCCATACGTTATCGCCGGACTGCTCGGCAGCGCTGTAAGTATCTTTGCCAACTACATCATGAACGACAGTTGGACGTGGCGTGAGAACGGCACGGCGGGCTTCGGCCAGTGGCTTTGGCGCGCGGTGAAGTACGGCGCGACACGCGTCGTCGGGGTCGGTATCGGCCTCGTCTCGCTGTTCGTCTTTGTCGAGCTCATCGGAATCGAGCCGGCGATTTCGAACATCCTTCGGATCGGCGTCGGCGTGATCTGGGGATTCGGCGCGAGCGAGAAATGGGTCTGGGCGTCCGAGGACTCCTCGCTGTCGTTCGAGAAAATCAAACAGATGCTCTCACTCTCGGGCGAGGGCAAGCGTGAGTAG
- a CDS encoding DUF2079 domain-containing protein has protein sequence MSTADRLGETARAYLPERGDPTWYVLGLALALFIGFSIYLSLLYRSFWLTGADFGSYVHMFETTLDGSGFLEQGKFTVRGPESSYWGGHFTATLLAFLPIYALFPSPYTLLVIKSALLAASVPMLWVLAREHLDSDRIAGLLTASYALNPFLWSAWLFDFQEQILLPLLLFAAYYTYAQRRYVAFLAFLTLSLFTNEFVTLLAGGFLVGLAVASYRGGRLRAEAWVFGVAIGILVVARTIANWAIGQYSDTSGLPTDVIAAPLQAYVEGSRVGLGRLIEIVLANPTLIIDSIAVDVLDKATFLVLLLIPVLFVAAVDEVSLGALVPFFGFAWVFAGRDVYYTFGAHYPLYLLPFVYIGAVRVLAWLDLDATIEREDVRASARTVLSGLLVLVLVANLVVGVGMAAQKNAVPTTNDHTETLHEGIEAIPANASVLTQNDVFPHVADRENATFTANRTLFYRYQRANERPQPEYILLDTQLETQRIEWAQPIRQIYLDQFGTTYGLQYYEDEVWVFRRGYNGSPSGLSGSYAVEPRTYEPNDFIPNDALTIDGKLVGSGGAEGIYYWYGPGTMLPPGEYTATFRVNATSESSQPVANLEVAAGVTPRQVANETVTNTDGTENVTVEFSLDRMESNVEFRAVRAGGEGRLALENVTVASRETVGNTNTANGSG, from the coding sequence ATGAGCACTGCCGACCGGCTCGGCGAGACCGCGCGTGCGTACCTCCCCGAGCGTGGCGACCCGACGTGGTACGTGCTCGGACTCGCGCTCGCGCTGTTCATCGGCTTCTCGATCTACCTGTCGCTGCTCTACCGGAGCTTCTGGCTCACTGGCGCGGACTTCGGCAGCTACGTCCACATGTTCGAAACCACGCTTGACGGCAGCGGCTTCCTCGAACAGGGGAAGTTCACCGTCCGCGGCCCGGAGAGCTCCTACTGGGGTGGCCACTTCACCGCGACGCTGCTCGCCTTCCTCCCGATCTACGCCCTGTTCCCGTCGCCGTACACGCTGCTCGTCATCAAATCGGCCCTGCTCGCGGCGAGCGTCCCGATGCTCTGGGTGCTCGCACGAGAACACCTCGACTCTGATCGGATCGCGGGGTTGCTGACCGCCTCGTACGCACTCAACCCGTTCCTCTGGTCGGCGTGGCTGTTCGACTTTCAGGAACAGATTCTGTTGCCACTCCTGCTGTTCGCGGCGTACTACACCTACGCCCAGCGGCGTTACGTCGCCTTCCTTGCCTTTCTCACGCTATCGCTGTTCACCAACGAGTTCGTGACGCTGTTGGCTGGGGGCTTTCTCGTGGGTCTTGCGGTCGCATCCTATCGCGGCGGTCGACTCCGAGCGGAAGCGTGGGTGTTCGGCGTCGCGATCGGAATCCTCGTCGTCGCCCGCACGATCGCGAACTGGGCGATCGGCCAGTATAGCGATACTTCGGGGCTGCCGACCGACGTCATCGCGGCCCCACTACAGGCGTACGTCGAGGGATCACGGGTCGGTCTCGGCCGGCTGATCGAGATCGTGCTCGCTAACCCGACGCTCATCATCGACTCGATCGCGGTCGACGTCCTCGACAAGGCGACGTTTCTCGTATTGTTGTTGATTCCCGTGCTGTTCGTCGCGGCGGTCGACGAGGTCTCGCTCGGCGCACTCGTCCCCTTCTTCGGGTTCGCGTGGGTGTTCGCGGGGCGGGACGTCTACTACACCTTCGGGGCGCACTACCCGCTCTATCTCCTGCCGTTCGTCTACATTGGCGCAGTGCGCGTCCTCGCGTGGCTTGACCTCGACGCCACGATCGAGCGAGAGGATGTCCGGGCGTCGGCGCGGACAGTTCTCTCCGGCTTGCTCGTCCTCGTGCTCGTCGCCAACCTCGTGGTCGGCGTGGGGATGGCCGCCCAGAAGAACGCGGTACCGACGACGAACGACCACACCGAAACCCTCCACGAGGGGATCGAAGCGATCCCCGCGAACGCCTCCGTACTCACCCAGAACGACGTCTTCCCTCACGTCGCCGACCGCGAGAACGCGACGTTCACCGCGAACCGGACGCTGTTCTATCGGTACCAGCGTGCGAACGAGCGGCCACAGCCCGAGTACATCCTGCTCGACACCCAACTCGAAACCCAGCGGATCGAGTGGGCACAACCGATCCGCCAGATCTACCTCGACCAGTTCGGTACCACCTACGGTCTCCAGTACTACGAGGACGAGGTCTGGGTGTTCAGACGGGGCTACAACGGCTCACCGTCGGGACTCTCCGGCTCGTACGCCGTCGAGCCGCGCACCTACGAGCCGAACGACTTCATCCCGAACGACGCGCTGACCATCGACGGCAAGCTGGTCGGTTCGGGCGGTGCGGAGGGCATCTACTACTGGTACGGACCAGGGACGATGCTCCCGCCCGGTGAGTACACCGCGACGTTCCGGGTCAACGCGACCAGCGAGAGCTCACAGCCCGTCGCGAACCTCGAAGTCGCTGCGGGCGTCACGCCCCGTCAAGTCGCCAACGAGACCGTGACGAACACCGACGGGACCGAGAACGTGACGGTCGAGTTCTCGCTCGATCGGATGGAGTCGAACGTCGAGTTCCGCGCGGTCCGGGCCGGCGGTGAGGGACGACTCGCGCTCGAAAACGTCACCGTCGCGTCGAGAGAAACAGTCGGTAACACCAACACCGCGAACGGATCGGGCTGA